The Flavobacteriales bacterium region AAAATGATTGCCCCCAACAAAAGGAAACCAGTTGGGAAAGTGTCCATTAATCAATGGAAAGTAAAACATATCGACAACTTTTCCTTGAAGAAAACTAGAATATCCTCCCTCAAAAACAGTCGCTATTTGTCCATAACTTTCAGAAAAAATCATACCATAAAAAGCACTATCAACCATATTGCCAATAGCACCTGCAAGTATAAGGGATATACTATAAATAATGCCTTTTTTAACCTGAGTCTTTGCCAATTTTATCCAATAAATACTAATGGCAACGATGGCTATTATTCTAAAAATACTTAGTATATATTTCCCTAGATTTCCCCCAAACTCCATACCAAATGCCATACCCTTGTTTTCAGTAAAGTGTATAATAAACCAATCAAAAAAATGTATTTCTTGACCAATCATCATATTTGTCTTTATCCAAACCTTTAGTAATTGGTCTAGGATTAATACAAATGCAATAAGTAAAGATGACTTTTTTAACATGGAGTCTTATTGTGCGCGCTTAGCTTCAATACTAAGTGTTGCATGTGGAACCAGTTTTAGGCGTTCTTTTTGGATTAGTTTTCCTGTAACTCTACAAACTCCATAGGTTTTGTTATCAATGCGTTTTAGAGCATTATATAGGTTGTGAATAAACTTTTCTTGCCTTAAAGCTAATTGAGCATTCTCTTCTTTAGATAAGGTTTCTGAACCTTCTTCAAAGCCTTTGAAAGTAGGTGAGGTATCGTCAGTACCATTGTTAGAATCGTTTGTATAAGCACTTTTGATAAGCTCTAAATCGTTTTCTGCTTTATCAATTTTATCTTGTATGATTTGACGAAATTCTTCTAATTCTGAATCGCTATATCTGGTTTTTTCGCTTGACATATCTTTATCTTTTTAATAATTCTATTCTTGTAAATACTCCTTCTGTCAACTCCATTTCTTCTTCTTTTTCTAGGGAATCATAAGGCGTAATACGTATCTCATCAGCCAAAGTTTCAGAACAAATATAATTTAAATTATTGTTAATTGCGTTGGCTAACTTTTGTTCAGCACTTAAGGTAATTTCTATTCGGTCTGTGACCTCAAAACCTAAATCCTTTCTAAGGTTTTGAACTCGGTTTATCACTTCCCTTGCTAAACCTTCACTTATTAGATTATCGCTAAGGCTAATATCTAAGGCAATAGTATTGCCGTTCATGGACGTCACCACCCAACCTGGAATATCTTCAGTTGTAATGATTACATCATTTAGATCTATTTGTATCTCCGAACCTCCTACGTTTAAAGGATAATTTTTTTCTTGTTCGATAGTGCTAATATCCTCAGAACTAAATTGAGAAATAGCTTGAGAAATAGCCTTCATCTGTTGACCGAATTTAGGGCCTAAAGTTTTGAAGTTGGGTTTTACTTTCTTAACTAAAATGCCTGAATCAGAAGTCATAAATTCAAGCTCTTTTACATTCACTTCTGACAATACCAATTCTTTAACCGCCTCTATTTGACTCTTAACTTTATTATTAAGAACAGGTACCATCATTTTTTGCAAAGGCTGTCTTACTCTTAAATTTTCCTTCTTTCTTAAAGAAAACACCATTGAAGTTAAGTCTTGAGCCAATCGCATCTGTTCTTCCAAAGCCGTATCAATAGCTTCGGCATTAACCTTAGGCCACTGAGCTAAGTGAACGGATTCTAGCTTGGTTTTTTGTGTCGCTTGGTTAAGGTCGCCAAACAGTTTATCCATAAAAAATGGTGCTATGGGAGAGGCTAATATAGCTACCGTTTCTAGACAAGTATATAGTGTCTGATAAGCTGATATTTTATCTGTGCCATAGTCTCCTTTCCAAAAACGTCTCCTACACAATCTAACATACCAATTGCTCAAATTATCGTTAACAAACAACTGAATTGCACGGGCTGCCTTGGTTGGCTCAAAGTCATCTAAAGAGTTTCCTACCTCATGAATGAGTGTATTGAGTTCTGAAAGTATCCATCGGTCAATTTCTGGTCTTTCCTCTAAAGGTATGTCTTCTTCTGAATAGCTAAAGCCATCAATATTGGCGTATAAAGCAAAAAAGGCATAGGTATTATAAAGTGTGCCAAAAAACTTACGCTTAACCTCAGCTAAACCATCTAAATCAAACTTAAGGTTGTCCCAAGGCTGAGCGTTACTTATCATATACCAACGCGTAGCATCTGCCCCATATTCTTCTAAAGTCTCGAACGGATCAGCTGCATTACCCAAGCGTTTAGACATTTTATTACCGTTTTTATCTAAAACCAAGCCATTAGAAACGACGTTTTTAAACGCTACACTATCGAATAAAATACTTGCTATGGCGTGTAGGGTAAAAAACCAGCCTCTAGTTTGGTCAACCCCTTCTGCGATGAAATCAGCTGGATAGGATTGTTCAAACATTTCCTTATTCTCAAAAGGATAATGCAATTGGGCGTAGGGCATAGAACCTGAATCAAACCAAACATCGATAAGGTCAGACTCTCTACGCATCGCTTTGCCACTAGTAGAAACTAAAATAATATCATCTACAAAAGGTCTGTGCAAATCAAAAGTGGCATAGTTTTCGGCAGACATATCGCCCACTACAAAATCAGCTAAAGGATTTGTCGGCATTAGACCCGATTGAACTGATTTTTCTATTTCAGATTTTAGCTGCTCCATTGAGCCAATACAGATTTGTTCTTCCCCATCTTCAGTCATCCAAATAGGTAAGGGAATTCCCCAAAATCGAGAACGAGATAAATTCCAATCCACCAAGTTTTCAAGCCAATTGCCAAAACGACCTTCTCCTGTAGATTTGGGTTTCCAATTGATACTTTTATTAAGCTCTACCATACGTTCCTTAGCAGCAGTAGTCTTTACAAACCAACTTTCTAAGGGGTAGTATAATATGGGCTTATCTGTACGCCAACAATGTGGGTAAGAGTGTTCGTATTTTTCAGCCTTAAAGCATCTGTTTTCTTCTTTTAACTTGATGACAATTTGAATATCAGCCGATTTATCTGGCGCTTGACCTTGGCTGTAAAATTCGTTTTTTACATACATTCCTGCAAAGTCTGTTACAGCATCTACAAATCGCCCTTGAGTATCAACTAGCGTTAATGAGCCTATGCCATTTTGCTTAGCTACCAAATTATCATCTGCACCAAAGCTAGGTGCTAAGTGAACAATTCCTGTTCCATCTTCAGTGGTTACAAAGTCGCCTATCAATACCTTAAAGGCCTCTCCGTCCTCTGGCTGAGCATAAGGCAATAATTGCTCATAACTAAGACCCTCTAATTCAGAGCCCTTAATTTCTTGGATTATTTCAAAAGGAATAGACTTGTCTCCCTCGTTATATTCTGAAATTTTAAGGTCTTTGTTTTTTTCTGGAAAATACTTGGAGAAAAGAGCTTTTGCTAAAACAACTGTAACTGCCTTAAAGGTATAGGGATTAAAGGTGTTAACGACTACGTAATCTATTTTTTTTCCTACTGCTAAAGCTGTATTAGATGGCAAAGTCCAAGGAGTTGTGGTCCATGCTAAAAAGAAAACCTCATCTGTAGCATTATGAAACAGGAAGTTTGACTTATCCTCTTTTAAAACTTTAAATTGGGCTATAGCAGAAAGGTCTTTAACGTCTTTATAACAACCAGGCTGATTAAGCTCATGAGAGCTTAGCCCTGTTCCTGCTTTTGGGGAAAAGGGCTGAATGGTATGCCCTTTATATAGCATACCTTTTTTGTCCATCTGACTCAACAACCACCAAACACTTTCAATGTATTTGTTGTCATAAGTAACATATGGGTCGTTCATATCTACCCAATAGCCCATCTTATCCGTTAAATCTTCCCAAACGTTTTTGAATTTCATGACATTTTCACGGCACTTTTTATTGTATTCTTCAATAGAAATTGTCGTTCCGATATCTTCTTTAGTTATACCTAGCTCTTTTTCAACGCCAAGTTCTACCGGCAAACCGTGAGTATCCCAACCAGCTTTACGATTGACTTTATATCCTTGTAGAGTTTTAAAACGGCAGAAAATATCTTTAATCGCTCGTCCCATAACGTGATGAATACCCGGCATTCCATTAGCCGAAGGAGGCCCTTCATAAAAGGTGTATGACGGCTTTCCCTCTCTTGTAGATAGGCTTTTCTCAAAGATTGATTTGGACTGCCACTGAGCAAGTACTTCTTTATTTATTGCCGATAAATCAAGCTGTTTATATTCTGGATATTTTTTCATTAGTCGATAGTCGCTATTACTTTCAATTCAATGGCAATTGGGGTGGGCAAACAGTTTATTTCTAGCGTTGTTCTGCAAGGCTGATTGTCAGCAAAGAACTCAGCATAAACTTTATTGTAAATTTTAAAATCGTCCTTCATATTAGTTAAAAAAACTGTAACATCAATAATATTGTCCCACGAAGAACCCGATTCCTCCACAATAGTACGTACATTATTGAAGACCGAACGGCATTGCACCTCTATATCATAAGATGTAATGTTACCTGTTTCGTCAAGCTCTACTCCGGGTATTTTTTTTGTTCCTCTTTCTCTTGGTCCTACACCTGACAAAAACAACAAATTACCGTGTTGTCTAGCGTGTGGATATAGCCCTACTGGCTCAGGAGCTTTGCTAGATTCTATTTTTTTACTAGTCATTAGTCAAAATTTAATGTTGCGAAAATACTTAATGATAAGCAGAATAGCAATCTATAAAAATTAGTCTTAAAAGAGCTGAAAATCCCTACATTTGTAAACTTAGTATTGGGGATGTAGCTCAGTTGGCTAGAGCGCTTGACTGGCAGTCAAGAGGTCGTGGGTTCGAATCCCATCTTCTCCACTTATTTTATTGTAAGCGTCTGATTTACAGAATATTAAATAAGCATAAGGGGAATGTAAAATAAATTTGCTTGGCGGTTCTTTAATTGTATTTTACAAGATTAGTTCCTGTTCAGGAAATTTACTTTTTTTTCATATAAAATAAGTTCGATAAAGGTTAGTTTATATTGGCTAACCTTTTTTGATAGGGAAATGGTGAACGCCTTTAAAAATATAATTTCGAGTTTTACTCGTGTAACGACTTGTTGTTGGTCTGTTACATTTCTCAATTTTCTTGTTGGTATTCTTTTTTTGCTTATATTTGTCGACAGAAAGCGGTGGAGATAAGTGCCTAGCAATTGGAGCGACGGGCTTATCTTTATCGCTTTTTTTACTTTTGTAAAGTTTTAGGATAAATTAACTTTCTACCCATTCTGTTGTGCCTAACTTAAACCCTTTGTGGGTTTTAAAAAACAGTTCTAAATCTACTTGACACAAACAACCGTTTTTATTGGGTGATAAAGTCTTCTATAACGTTAAGGTAGGCTTCATAACCCATGGTTTGCGGAACTCCGTCTAGTCCGTGATTGGCCCCTTCAACACGAATATAGGTAGAGTCACTTCCTGAATAATTCGCTACGATGGCCTCGCCATTTGTAATAGCCACATAATCATCGTCTGTTCCGTGTAACCACATAAAAGGTTGACTAACTTGTTTAATCTTTTCGGAATTATCAAACTCAAGTTCTGTGATGTAGCTTGCTGAAACCCCTATTAGCGTAGACTCTTGCGCCAACAAGTCGGTAGAAGCAAAAGGAGATTCAAGTATCAATTTATTAGGGTAATCTCCGTCCTTACCAAAAGCCATTAAATCTGTTGCTGGTGCAGAACCTAAACTAAAGCCATAATTAATTATTTGCTGTGTTGGAACCCCCCAACTCTTAAGCCAATTCATAGCGGCCCTAACATCTTCATACATGCCTTCTTCTGTTGGTATACCTTCTGATTTGCCATAGCCTCTGTAGTCATAGATTAAAACGCCAAAACGCTCTTTTCCTCCACAATTGGCTAACAGCTTAGCCCTCTGCCAATAGTGGTCTATGTGGCGGGTTTGTCCATGACTATATAAAATGACAGTATCATTCTGAATGTCACTTATGTCTCCTATGTAAATAGCTGCTATTGTGTAATCTCCCGATGAAAAAGAAACTTCATGTATGTTTTGAACAGAATAGGTGCTGTCTAATCTAAAATCTAGCTCAAAGTTATAATTATCAAGCTTGTATTCAGATAAGGGTTCGTTGTAAAAGGCTATATCGTTTAGTTTTATGCACCCAAACAAAGAAAGAAATAGAGCTAGTATTAATGCTTTTTTCATTTTAAAACCGTTTACTAATGTTAAAGTATAAGCCAGTAGCTCCTTTATCTCCTGTAAGACTTTGGTAGGGTAAAAATACCTTAGTGTTGTCGTATGATGGAGCTAAAAACTTTAATTCTGTTCCTATTTCCCAAAGCTTAATTTTATAAGTATATCCAAGGTGGGGGTTAACTATTCCTATTTTATTTTCATCTATCATATCAGTATCAATCCAAATAGAATATCCTAAATGAAGCCTGTGTTTATTATTATTTAAATTCCAATATGCATTTCCGTCTATTTGAGGCCACAGTTTTGAATTTCCTAATGATAATTCAGTAATATAATTTAATGCTAGGACGGATGAAATTCCAGGGATATAATTTACCTGACCTCTTATTTGTGATAAGACACCTACTTCCGTTTGAAGGTTGTTGAAAACCAAAGATGTTGTGTGTAGGGAACCAAAGGCTGTTAGCTTGTTAGAAAGACCATAAGCATACGTTAAGGAGGTTAAAGGAACTGGTATAGTTGCCCCTCCATAATCTATCAACGAGCCTCCAATATTAAAAGATACTGCTTGTTGGTTTTTTGAAAGAGGCTCAACAAACCTTGATGGGGCACAAGAGAGAACCGTTAGGGCTAAAAAAATGAAAACGTATATCCTCATGCCGTAAAGTTAAAAAATAATAAAACGATGAGAGGTTGATTTACTCCCTTAGATAAACCACGGCGTCTTGTAAAATATAATTGCACTGATAAATATCGTCAGCATTAAGTTTAAGGGTTCCTTTTATAGTGGCTACTTCGTCCATTATAAAAACCTCCTTTGAGGATTTCATCTCTAACTCAACAATGGTTTCAGGTCCACCGACTCCACAGAAAAAACAAGAAGAAAATGGCCCTTTAGATAGGATATAGTAGTTTTGAGTGGGGTCTATCGCTAGAACAAAACCTCTTATCATCACTTCTTGGCCTGCCAACTCTCTAACGCTTGGACCAAAATGAGGATATAAAAAATATTCATCAACTTCTTCTATATACAAATCTGTAAACTCTACATCAGCTAAGACGCTCCAGTCAATTTCTTTTTGTGCAAAACTGATTTTGGCAAGAAGAATAAAAAGAATAATTATTAGCCTATTCATTGGAAAGGATTTTGGGAATATTAATATTGTATGATAAAACCGTGGGTATTAGAGAAGCAACTACACCTATAAGTAAAGCAATAGGAAGTAGCCAAAGTTCTTCATTAAGCAAATTAAACTGAAAGGAGCTAAAGGTGTACTTATGTTCAGCGAATAAAGTTATTATGAGTAACGTTATGCGGCTAATTAATAATCCTAGAACGGTTCCTATTACAGATAAAATTATTCCTTCTTGAAGTACCAATTGAACCAATTGCCATTTTGAAGCTCCATGTACACGCATCAAAGCAAGTTCGTAACGCCTTTTTTTCAATGAATTGTATAAGCTAATAAATATACTTAGACCTGAAACTATTATTATAATAAAAGCTATGATGTTAATCGTTTGAACACCAAAACCAAGCAAATTAGTTAATCGACTTATTTCAAGGGCAGGTACTGCTGCTTGTAAATTAGTCGTCTCATTAATTTTTCGAGGCAACTGTATTAGTCCAATAGGGCTTTTAAATTTAACTAGCAAGGAGGTTATCATTGCGTCTTCTGGAACATTAGTAAGTTCTAATCCTACTACTGTTGATTCTTCTACATGATGCTCATGGTCACAATTGTGATGCTCATGACTATGCTTATCGTCATGATGCTCGTGGTCACACTCTTGGTGCTCATCGTTATGATGGTCATGTTCGCAATTGTGATGCTCGTGGTCACACTCTTGGTGCTCATGACCTTGTTCTATAACTTCGTGATTATGAACTTGCCAAACGCTTTGAGTATTAGTCAATATAAGCTGATCAAGAATAGTGTATGAGGGATTAAAAATTCCTACAACCTCATAGGCATATTCATTATGAACATGACCTCCTTCAATCAGTCCGTGTGTGCCATAAAAAGTGTCCCCTATTTTTAATTGGTGAATTTTAGCTACCGTACTACCAAGGACAACCTCTAAACTTCGACTCCATAAACGGCCCTCATTCAAACTCATTTCATACAATTCAGGATATTGGTGTGTTGTTCCAACAATTCGAAATCCATTGTAGGAATCGCCATACGAAAGAGGAACCGTTAAATCAACTAATGAGTTGTTGTCAATTTTAATAGCCTCCTTGTATGGAATATTGCCAGTTGGGTTATCAATGTGATAAATTGAAGAGAGTATGAGTTGTAAAGGGCTACCCTTTGAGCCAACAACCATATCAACACCTCTAAGATTGGCTTGTAGTTGTTGCTCAATTTGATTGTTTAACAAAAATAAAAGAGAAATAATACCAACGCCAAACATCATTAACAACAAGCTAAGGGTGGTGTTTAATGGGCTGCTAATTAGGTTTTGCCAACTTAATCTACTGATGTTCATAGCGTAATGGATTTATCAAATTGGCTTTTTAATCTTTGGTCGTGCGTGATGATGATTAACTGAGCGTTTGTTGAGGCTGCTTGTTCTTTAAGTAAGCTTGTTATTTTTTTACAATTAACGTCATCTAAGCTTGATGTAGGCTCGTCTGCTAAAATCACGCTTGGGTTTTTAACTACCGCCAAAGCAATAGCTGCTCTTTGTTGCTCCCCTTGACTTAAATCATTTGGTTTACTATTGATTTTATGTCCTAAGCCTACTTGTTCTAAAAGCTCAATAGCTCTTTTTTTGTCTTCTTTGTTTTTAGACAAATAAAGGGAAAGAAGAAGATTGTCTAAAATACTAATGTTTTTCACAAAGTGAGGGCTTTGAAAAACCATACCGATATGCTTACCCCTAAACTGATCTAACTCTTTTGATGGTAAATTGTGAAATTGGACTCCATTAAATTCTAATCGTCCTGAAGACGGCTTTAATAAACCTGCTAAAATTTGAATCAAGGTGGTTTTACCAACACCCGATTCACCCAAAATTAACAACTCCTCTCCCTCTAAAAGTTGAATATCTGGAAAATAAAATTGATGCGTTCCGTCATATGAAAAATTTATTGATTGGGAGTGTAGCATCATATCTATTTAAATAGGTTGTGTGTTTTTAACAAGTTTACAAATGCAAATTTTATCTAATTGAACAATATATCAAAGTATATTAACTAAAAAATTGTACGTATAGTATAGTAGTAAACGGAAATTATTTCCATTCTAAAACTTGGGTTTTACAATATTTTTTTATTTTGTTCGTAATTAGTATTATGTTGTATCTTTGTATTTAACCTATTTAATCTTTAACATTTAATATTTATTACTATGATTTCTAATTTTTCTACTGCCAAACATTTTAAACAAGCTGTTTTATTAATCCTTACAATAGGATGTTTTTTGACACTTCAAAGTTTTACTATTGAAAAAGAAGATGTTAAAATTAAAGATAGTGCTTTGACTTGGGTGGGCAGTAAGGTTACGGGTTCTCATGAAGGAACTATTAACCTTAAGTCTGGATTTTTAACTCTTGATAATAACGACTTAGTAGGTGGAGAATTTGTTATTGATATGACAACTATTGTTTGTACTGATTTAAGTGGTAAAGGTAAAGCTAGTCTTGAAGGTCATCTTAGGTCAGATGATTTCTTTAGTGTTGATAAATTCCCTACTGCCAGTTTAACAATTTTAAATGTCAAGAAAAAGAGCTTGGGACAATATCAAGTAGCTGCAAACATTACCATTAAAGGAATCACACAAGAAATAATGTTTGATGCTGAAATAAAAGAAAAAATAGCTAAAGCAAAACTTGTTCTTGATAGAACAGAGTTTGGAATAATCTACAAGTCTGGAAATTTTTTCGAAGAGTTAGCTGATAAAGCAATCTACGACGAATTCGAAATGTCAATAGAGTTGAAGTTTTAATTTATCATTATCTATAATTAGCGTTTGGGTTGTTTAAGTTTTTCATATCTTAGCCAACTCTATTTTTACTCTTAATTTTTTCTCGTTTTATTTATGATTTTAACTGTTAAACCCACAGGGGTTTAATTGTATTGGATTAATAACTTAAAACGAAGAACATGAAAAAACTTTTACTATTTGGAGCTGTATTATTGTTTAGCTTAGATATAGTAGCTCAATCACTGGACAGAAAATGGGGGCTAGGATTTAAATTGGGGGCTGAACAATACGCCGGAGAACTTGGCAATGGCTTTGAGCCTTTCTCACAAGACAAATATTTTTTAAATGGCCTAACACTTTCTAGAAAGTTGAGCAATCGATTAGATTTATCATTTAGTGCTGTAAGGGGCGAGGGTTATACTTTTGACAGTCATCAAAAAAGCGATAAGTTTTTACTGAAAAAATTGAGTCTGTTAAACCTTAATGCAAAATATCATTTCTTCGATTATGACGAAACTATATGGAGACCTTTTGTGTTTGCTGGCTTTGGCTACCTAGCCTATGACGATAATAATTCAGATAAAATCTCTGAAAAGGTTCAATATCCTGATTTAGGATTTGGATTGTCAATCAAATTGGGGCCTATCGTAAGCCTAACGTTTGACGAAACGTTTTTATTTATAGACTATGATGGCGCAAAAACAAGCAACGAAGACAATGAAATGTATCTACAACATGCTGTAGGGATTTCCTTTAATATCGGTCAAATGAAAGATAGTGATAAAGATGGTATAAGTGATAAATATGATGATTGTCCGTTAGATTTTGGGGTTGAAAAATTTAACGGTTGTCCTGACTCTGATGGTGATGGTGTTAAAGATTCTGAAGATAATTGCCCACAAGAAAGTGGTGTAATTGCATT contains the following coding sequences:
- a CDS encoding lipoprotein signal peptidase; protein product: MLKKSSLLIAFVLILDQLLKVWIKTNMMIGQEIHFFDWFIIHFTENKGMAFGMEFGGNLGKYILSIFRIIAIVAISIYWIKLAKTQVKKGIIYSISLILAGAIGNMVDSAFYGMIFSESYGQIATVFEGGYSSFLQGKVVDMFYFPLINGHFPNWFPFVGGNHFIFFRPIFNIADAAISTGVINILIFHRSFFK
- a CDS encoding TraR/DksA family transcriptional regulator, yielding MSSEKTRYSDSELEEFRQIIQDKIDKAENDLELIKSAYTNDSNNGTDDTSPTFKGFEEGSETLSKEENAQLALRQEKFIHNLYNALKRIDNKTYGVCRVTGKLIQKERLKLVPHATLSIEAKRAQ
- a CDS encoding isoleucine--tRNA ligase, whose product is MKKYPEYKQLDLSAINKEVLAQWQSKSIFEKSLSTREGKPSYTFYEGPPSANGMPGIHHVMGRAIKDIFCRFKTLQGYKVNRKAGWDTHGLPVELGVEKELGITKEDIGTTISIEEYNKKCRENVMKFKNVWEDLTDKMGYWVDMNDPYVTYDNKYIESVWWLLSQMDKKGMLYKGHTIQPFSPKAGTGLSSHELNQPGCYKDVKDLSAIAQFKVLKEDKSNFLFHNATDEVFFLAWTTTPWTLPSNTALAVGKKIDYVVVNTFNPYTFKAVTVVLAKALFSKYFPEKNKDLKISEYNEGDKSIPFEIIQEIKGSELEGLSYEQLLPYAQPEDGEAFKVLIGDFVTTEDGTGIVHLAPSFGADDNLVAKQNGIGSLTLVDTQGRFVDAVTDFAGMYVKNEFYSQGQAPDKSADIQIVIKLKEENRCFKAEKYEHSYPHCWRTDKPILYYPLESWFVKTTAAKERMVELNKSINWKPKSTGEGRFGNWLENLVDWNLSRSRFWGIPLPIWMTEDGEEQICIGSMEQLKSEIEKSVQSGLMPTNPLADFVVGDMSAENYATFDLHRPFVDDIILVSTSGKAMRRESDLIDVWFDSGSMPYAQLHYPFENKEMFEQSYPADFIAEGVDQTRGWFFTLHAIASILFDSVAFKNVVSNGLVLDKNGNKMSKRLGNAADPFETLEEYGADATRWYMISNAQPWDNLKFDLDGLAEVKRKFFGTLYNTYAFFALYANIDGFSYSEEDIPLEERPEIDRWILSELNTLIHEVGNSLDDFEPTKAARAIQLFVNDNLSNWYVRLCRRRFWKGDYGTDKISAYQTLYTCLETVAILASPIAPFFMDKLFGDLNQATQKTKLESVHLAQWPKVNAEAIDTALEEQMRLAQDLTSMVFSLRKKENLRVRQPLQKMMVPVLNNKVKSQIEAVKELVLSEVNVKELEFMTSDSGILVKKVKPNFKTLGPKFGQQMKAISQAISQFSSEDISTIEQEKNYPLNVGGSEIQIDLNDVIITTEDIPGWVVTSMNGNTIALDISLSDNLISEGLAREVINRVQNLRKDLGFEVTDRIEITLSAEQKLANAINNNLNYICSETLADEIRITPYDSLEKEEEMELTEGVFTRIELLKR
- a CDS encoding RidA family protein produces the protein MTSKKIESSKAPEPVGLYPHARQHGNLLFLSGVGPRERGTKKIPGVELDETGNITSYDIEVQCRSVFNNVRTIVEESGSSWDNIIDVTVFLTNMKDDFKIYNKVYAEFFADNQPCRTTLEINCLPTPIAIELKVIATID
- a CDS encoding alpha/beta hydrolase — its product is MKKALILALFLSLFGCIKLNDIAFYNEPLSEYKLDNYNFELDFRLDSTYSVQNIHEVSFSSGDYTIAAIYIGDISDIQNDTVILYSHGQTRHIDHYWQRAKLLANCGGKERFGVLIYDYRGYGKSEGIPTEEGMYEDVRAAMNWLKSWGVPTQQIINYGFSLGSAPATDLMAFGKDGDYPNKLILESPFASTDLLAQESTLIGVSASYITELEFDNSEKIKQVSQPFMWLHGTDDDYVAITNGEAIVANYSGSDSTYIRVEGANHGLDGVPQTMGYEAYLNVIEDFITQ
- a CDS encoding DUF3299 domain-containing protein, whose protein sequence is MNRLIIILFILLAKISFAQKEIDWSVLADVEFTDLYIEEVDEYFLYPHFGPSVRELAGQEVMIRGFVLAIDPTQNYYILSKGPFSSCFFCGVGGPETIVELEMKSSKEVFIMDEVATIKGTLKLNADDIYQCNYILQDAVVYLRE
- a CDS encoding ABC transporter permease; its protein translation is MNISRLSWQNLISSPLNTTLSLLLMMFGVGIISLLFLLNNQIEQQLQANLRGVDMVVGSKGSPLQLILSSIYHIDNPTGNIPYKEAIKIDNNSLVDLTVPLSYGDSYNGFRIVGTTHQYPELYEMSLNEGRLWSRSLEVVLGSTVAKIHQLKIGDTFYGTHGLIEGGHVHNEYAYEVVGIFNPSYTILDQLILTNTQSVWQVHNHEVIEQGHEHQECDHEHHNCEHDHHNDEHQECDHEHHDDKHSHEHHNCDHEHHVEESTVVGLELTNVPEDAMITSLLVKFKSPIGLIQLPRKINETTNLQAAVPALEISRLTNLLGFGVQTINIIAFIIIIVSGLSIFISLYNSLKKRRYELALMRVHGASKWQLVQLVLQEGIILSVIGTVLGLLISRITLLIITLFAEHKYTFSSFQFNLLNEELWLLPIALLIGVVASLIPTVLSYNINIPKILSNE
- a CDS encoding ATP-binding cassette domain-containing protein — translated: MLHSQSINFSYDGTHQFYFPDIQLLEGEELLILGESGVGKTTLIQILAGLLKPSSGRLEFNGVQFHNLPSKELDQFRGKHIGMVFQSPHFVKNISILDNLLLSLYLSKNKEDKKRAIELLEQVGLGHKINSKPNDLSQGEQQRAAIALAVVKNPSVILADEPTSSLDDVNCKKITSLLKEQAASTNAQLIIITHDQRLKSQFDKSITL
- a CDS encoding YceI family protein — its product is MISNFSTAKHFKQAVLLILTIGCFLTLQSFTIEKEDVKIKDSALTWVGSKVTGSHEGTINLKSGFLTLDNNDLVGGEFVIDMTTIVCTDLSGKGKASLEGHLRSDDFFSVDKFPTASLTILNVKKKSLGQYQVAANITIKGITQEIMFDAEIKEKIAKAKLVLDRTEFGIIYKSGNFFEELADKAIYDEFEMSIELKF
- a CDS encoding OmpA family protein, with the protein product MKKLLLFGAVLLFSLDIVAQSLDRKWGLGFKLGAEQYAGELGNGFEPFSQDKYFLNGLTLSRKLSNRLDLSFSAVRGEGYTFDSHQKSDKFLLKKLSLLNLNAKYHFFDYDETIWRPFVFAGFGYLAYDDNNSDKISEKVQYPDLGFGLSIKLGPIVSLTFDETFLFIDYDGAKTSNEDNEMYLQHAVGISFNIGQMKDSDKDGISDKYDDCPLDFGVEKFNGCPDSDGDGVKDSEDNCPQESGVIALSGCPDSDSDGVPDKNDKCPNIKGSKSLSGCPDSDFDGVADLDDDCPNEKGSKALKGCPDSDNDGIIDKLDLCPKVKGTKANKGCPEEEKKKEVITDSEPKVSLYTVYFESANADISNASKNVLNTIVKLFKSDPNYKLTIEGHTDSEGNDKLNTELSKERAKIVKQYLVKKGIANSRLSTNGFGEQKPIADNKTEEGKAKNRRVELYIKK